A section of the Capra hircus breed San Clemente chromosome 23, ASM170441v1, whole genome shotgun sequence genome encodes:
- the LOC106503510 gene encoding uncharacterized protein LOC106503510 encodes MAEPPRLPPPGRERQRRPQRTPAPRLASPGPSPQESARAALTAGAQAHREPRSGEQERRRECALAAARWGERGGEATEAEELALRSRRLPRTPASVCVTVSMEISPAEDNASGPRRCSGLTRPPADGDSSSARPSRVAAAVEAAGAARLPLPFAHSARPAAAAVVVVAVVPAVAAVASIAAAKAAAAVASQNTVTRQRPASLRHHAATG; translated from the coding sequence ATGGCGGAGCCTCCGCGGCTTCCCCCTCCGGGGCGGGAGAGGCAGAGGCGGCCTCAGaggacccccgccccccgcctcgcCTCGCCCGGCCCCAGCCCCCAAGAGTCCGCCCGCGCTGCCCTCACAGCGGGGGCCCAGGCCCACCGGGAACCGCGGAGCGGCGAGCAGGAGCGGAGAAGAGAATGCGCGCTGGCGGCAGCGAGGTGGGGGGAGCGGGGCGGGGAGGCCACAGAGGCCGAGGAGCTGGCTCTCCGGTCCCGCAGGCTCCCGCGGACCCCCGCCTCTGTGTGTGTCACCGTCTCTATGGAGATTTCCCCCGCAGAGGACAACGCGAGCGGCCCCCGGCGCTGCTCGGGCCTAACTCGGCCGCCGGCTGATGGGGATTCTTCTTCCGCACGCCCCAGCCGTGTAGCTGCCGCAGTTGAAGCCGCCGGCGCCGCCCGCCTACCCCTCCCCTTTGCGCACAGCgcccgccccgccgccgccgccgtcgtCGTCGTCGCCGTCGTCCCTGCAGTCGCCGCTGTTGCGTCTATTGCCGCTGCTAAGGCCGCCGCTGCGGTCGCGAGCCAGAACACCGTCACTCGTCAGCGCCCGGCGAGCCTGCGTCATCACGCTGCGACCGGCTGA